Proteins from a genomic interval of Maylandia zebra isolate NMK-2024a linkage group LG15, Mzebra_GT3a, whole genome shotgun sequence:
- the rps29 gene encoding small ribosomal subunit protein uS14: protein MGHQQLYWSHPRKFGQGSRSCRVCSNRHGLIRKYGINMCRQCFRQYAKDIGFVKLD from the exons ATGGGCCATCAGCAGCTCTACTGGAGTCACCCCAGAAAATTCGGACAGGGATCCCGCTCCTG CCGAGTGTGCTCTAACAGACATGGCTTGATCCGTAAATACGGGATCAACATGTGCCGCCAGTGCTTCAGGCAGTACGCTAAAGACATCGGCTTCGTTAAG CTGGACTAA